The Acinetobacter defluvii genome includes a region encoding these proteins:
- a CDS encoding ankyrin repeat domain-containing protein: MQTPTLQFPTGTALLREMANHFGLKNYTGLAKQVDEYTDNIHYPHYFEESFIKALFSTKYFSAKTQSKMIHAFKQAMQEFYSFQLLFSLNGDAHQKTTDDFLNLMISVKFIPILKKHLVSLGHVSKKQKTHFLRELLKQNFDAKKLDKELRDRFRVWGNLEELPDPQSLQLIVKEHIHFTKQIDTLSALLTARALDSLYKNGVTEKEISDQEFAPFIQQHLKTENESVYIHLSLNEFIFSSLLQIPKDNIILDEYKSNAEGTLALLHKRIQGLSDQLRFSLTNIDLFMESIDLHPDFESLRFSGHWARARYCLFTGKLDDAIQNYLECVECCMRYDGRNLGQVLTEAFTACSLLQTPKNDILRKFANIAIRYNLRLSKVDLDFDNLPQKFKLENVFETWELNAFRASTYEVFNEELFIVEACDFLKNIPKQKFLILKDNLRIDLSRPNKVIKVDSQNTVKMPQLLHAIQVRDVKAVKALLDAGADINQMSSNNDSALTMCLNDNILELTAEQRQILSMLLEHTFLPATLNTVTSKKRLSALHLAIQIGDLELVNTLIQMGCNINLLADIDHHSPLHITLKLLHLSQRKVTFEDMIKQTLLHPEQSQYSLHQHSAGKLKLDDVLKNLNSSMGRKIGKELFEVMKPKASTEQLKKIVFTLLNAGADVNQPAKLPISGYTPFMLALEGDEYEIAKYMLDHCKADMNKSYIDPRHGQLIFPSDIMNHFESTQCKQLIH; the protein is encoded by the coding sequence ATGCAAACTCCAACATTACAATTCCCTACTGGCACGGCTCTTCTCAGAGAAATGGCAAATCATTTTGGTTTAAAGAACTATACTGGTCTAGCAAAGCAAGTGGATGAATATACAGATAATATTCACTATCCGCATTATTTTGAAGAGAGCTTTATCAAAGCACTTTTTAGTACCAAATATTTCTCAGCAAAAACTCAAAGCAAAATGATTCATGCATTCAAGCAAGCGATGCAGGAATTTTATAGTTTCCAATTATTGTTCAGCCTGAATGGTGATGCTCATCAAAAGACCACAGATGACTTTCTGAACTTAATGATCTCAGTAAAATTTATTCCTATCTTGAAGAAACATTTGGTTTCACTTGGACATGTGAGCAAAAAGCAAAAAACTCATTTTTTGCGTGAGCTTCTGAAGCAGAATTTTGATGCTAAGAAATTGGATAAAGAGCTCCGAGATCGATTCCGAGTATGGGGTAATTTAGAGGAATTACCTGATCCCCAAAGCCTACAACTTATTGTTAAGGAGCATATCCATTTTACCAAGCAGATCGATACTCTCTCTGCTCTTTTAACCGCTAGAGCTTTAGACAGCCTTTATAAGAATGGCGTAACTGAGAAGGAAATATCAGATCAAGAGTTTGCTCCTTTTATTCAGCAACACCTCAAGACTGAAAATGAATCCGTATATATACATTTGTCTTTAAATGAGTTTATTTTCTCATCTTTATTACAGATCCCCAAAGACAATATTATTTTAGATGAATACAAAAGTAATGCGGAAGGTACGTTAGCACTATTACATAAACGTATTCAGGGGCTATCTGACCAACTTCGCTTTAGTCTCACCAATATTGATTTATTTATGGAGTCAATCGACCTTCATCCAGACTTTGAAAGCCTTCGCTTTAGTGGTCATTGGGCTAGAGCACGTTATTGCCTATTTACTGGCAAGCTGGATGATGCAATTCAGAACTATCTAGAATGTGTGGAATGTTGTATGCGTTATGATGGGCGTAACCTAGGGCAAGTTTTGACTGAAGCCTTCACCGCTTGTTCTCTACTTCAAACTCCTAAAAATGACATACTTAGAAAATTCGCCAATATCGCCATTCGTTATAATCTACGTTTATCTAAAGTTGATTTAGATTTCGATAACCTTCCGCAAAAGTTTAAATTGGAAAATGTGTTCGAGACATGGGAACTTAATGCTTTTAGAGCAAGTACATATGAAGTCTTCAATGAAGAATTATTCATTGTTGAAGCATGTGATTTCCTAAAAAATATCCCGAAGCAAAAATTTCTAATCTTGAAAGACAATTTAAGAATTGACCTGAGTCGACCGAATAAGGTTATCAAAGTCGATAGTCAAAATACTGTAAAAATGCCTCAATTGTTACATGCAATTCAGGTACGTGATGTTAAAGCAGTTAAAGCCTTACTCGATGCAGGTGCAGATATTAATCAAATGAGTAGCAACAACGATTCTGCTCTTACCATGTGCTTAAATGATAATATCCTTGAATTAACTGCTGAGCAAAGACAGATCTTATCCATGCTCTTGGAGCATACTTTTTTACCAGCAACATTAAACACGGTCACTTCAAAAAAACGTTTAAGTGCTCTTCATCTAGCCATTCAAATTGGTGATCTTGAATTAGTTAACACACTTATTCAAATGGGCTGCAATATCAATTTACTCGCAGATATTGATCATCATAGCCCCTTGCACATCACCTTGAAACTGCTTCATCTCTCGCAGAGGAAGGTTACTTTTGAAGACATGATTAAGCAGACCTTATTACATCCTGAGCAAAGCCAATACAGCCTACACCAGCATTCTGCGGGGAAACTCAAATTAGATGACGTTTTGAAAAATCTAAACTCATCTATGGGAAGGAAAATTGGTAAAGAACTATTTGAAGTCATGAAACCTAAAGCATCAACGGAACAACTTAAAAAAATAGTCTTTACCTTACTGAATGCAGGTGCAGATGTTAATCAACCTGCAAAGTTACCTATCTCAGGCTACACACCGTTTATGTTGGCTTTAGAAGGTGATGAATATGAAATTGCCAAATACATGCTAGACCATTGCAAGGCTGACATGAATAAATCCTATATAGATCCGCGTCATGGCCAATTGATATTTCCTTCCGACATTATGAATCACTTTGAATCAACACAGTGTAAACAACTGATTCACTAA
- a CDS encoding DUF932 domain-containing protein has product MAHQLEQMAYVGETPWHGLGNQLTQNQPIEVWAQQAGMDWRIESSNVSYMAQNERGQSIIMPYEEQRVLYRSDTHAPLSVVSQRFQEVQPREILEFYRDLTEQSGFELETAGVLKGGKKFWALARTGQTSMLKGKDVSNGYMLLATACDGTLATTAQFTSIRVVCNNTLAIALKGQNSSSGVVKVPHSTKFDADKVKQQLGISVHAWDEHMYEMKQLTQRKVSQMEASAYFDAVFNNSTMNNVLDQEDNIIQFYRDVASQAQANGKEKAEPNAKAMTKAMDMFNGQGRGAELSSAKGTAYGLLCSITEFIDHERRAMSTDHRLDSAWFGAGAAIKQRGLEQALRMVS; this is encoded by the coding sequence ATGGCACATCAACTTGAACAAATGGCGTATGTCGGAGAAACCCCTTGGCATGGACTAGGGAATCAACTCACCCAAAACCAACCGATAGAAGTCTGGGCACAACAAGCAGGTATGGACTGGCGCATTGAATCATCCAATGTCAGTTATATGGCACAGAATGAGCGAGGGCAAAGCATCATCATGCCCTATGAAGAACAACGAGTTTTATATCGCTCTGATACTCATGCACCACTATCAGTGGTTAGTCAACGCTTTCAGGAAGTTCAACCACGAGAAATTTTAGAATTCTATCGAGACCTCACTGAGCAATCAGGTTTTGAACTAGAAACAGCAGGCGTACTCAAAGGTGGAAAGAAATTCTGGGCATTGGCACGGACTGGACAAACCTCGATGTTAAAAGGAAAAGATGTCAGTAATGGCTATATGCTCTTGGCAACAGCATGTGACGGAACCCTTGCCACCACCGCACAATTTACCTCGATCCGAGTGGTGTGTAACAACACTTTAGCGATTGCCTTAAAAGGACAGAACAGCAGTTCAGGTGTGGTCAAAGTTCCACACAGTACTAAATTTGATGCAGATAAGGTCAAACAGCAACTCGGCATTTCAGTACATGCATGGGATGAACATATGTATGAAATGAAACAACTAACACAGCGTAAGGTTAGTCAGATGGAAGCCTCAGCTTATTTTGATGCTGTATTCAATAACAGCACTATGAACAATGTATTAGATCAGGAGGATAACATCATTCAATTCTACCGTGATGTAGCCTCACAAGCCCAAGCCAATGGCAAGGAAAAAGCTGAACCTAATGCCAAGGCGATGACAAAAGCAATGGACATGTTTAATGGTCAGGGACGTGGTGCAGAGTTGAGTTCTGCTAAAGGAACAGCCTATGGATTACTGTGTTCAATTACAGAATTTATTGATCATGAACGACGTGCCATGAGTACAGATCATCGACTCGATTCAGCTTGGTTTGGTGCAGGAGCAGCGATCAAGCAACGTGGACTCGAACAGGCTTTGCGTATGGTGTCATAG
- a CDS encoding YqaJ viral recombinase family nuclease — protein sequence MNTAILNPSIQQASTPFIAPKLFTAKRLVNTKNMTQSEWLEVRRQGIGSSDCAAACGLNPYMSMLELWMIKTGRVRQSIEDESSGIAPLYWGKQLEPLVAEYYSMHTNNKVRRINAVLQHPDPDKHFMLANLDYSVVGSDEVQILECKTAGEYGAKLWRDGVPLYVLCQVQHQLAVTGKRAAHVCVLICGHETKIFKVTRSESVIKHIINAERYFWDCVEKDMPPDADASESAAKAIQQLYPQHIPLTVEDLSHNEQANQLFAQLIQEKHHIEQHQNNFDETKHQIQMLMKDAERATFATGSVTWKKSKDSIGLDSKALLKLHPEMLEQFPQNKAGTRRFQIYTDD from the coding sequence ATGAATACAGCAATATTAAACCCATCCATTCAACAAGCAAGTACACCCTTTATTGCCCCAAAATTGTTTACAGCAAAACGCTTGGTCAATACCAAAAACATGACTCAATCTGAATGGCTTGAAGTCAGACGACAAGGTATTGGAAGTAGTGATTGTGCAGCAGCCTGTGGATTGAATCCCTATATGTCGATGCTCGAACTTTGGATGATCAAGACAGGGCGAGTCAGACAATCGATTGAAGATGAAAGTTCAGGTATCGCTCCACTTTATTGGGGCAAGCAGCTAGAGCCATTGGTGGCTGAGTACTACAGCATGCATACCAATAACAAGGTACGCAGAATCAATGCAGTGCTTCAGCATCCAGATCCTGATAAGCATTTTATGCTTGCCAATTTGGATTACTCCGTTGTGGGTAGTGATGAAGTCCAAATTCTGGAATGCAAAACAGCAGGAGAGTACGGCGCAAAACTTTGGCGAGATGGTGTGCCTTTATATGTCTTGTGTCAGGTACAACATCAATTGGCAGTGACAGGCAAACGAGCAGCACATGTTTGTGTGCTGATTTGTGGGCATGAAACCAAAATATTCAAAGTGACGCGCTCCGAATCCGTGATCAAACATATCATCAATGCGGAACGTTACTTCTGGGATTGTGTGGAAAAAGATATGCCACCTGATGCAGATGCCAGTGAGTCGGCAGCCAAAGCCATACAGCAGCTTTATCCACAACATATTCCGTTGACTGTTGAAGACTTGAGTCATAACGAACAAGCCAATCAATTGTTTGCTCAACTGATTCAAGAAAAGCATCACATTGAGCAGCATCAAAATAACTTTGATGAAACTAAGCATCAAATCCAGATGTTGATGAAGGATGCTGAACGAGCAACCTTTGCCACTGGTTCAGTGACGTGGAAGAAATCCAAAGACTCAATCGGCTTAGACAGCAAAGCCTTACTCAAACTTCACCCAGAAATGCTTGAACAGTTTCCGCAAAACAAAGCAGGGACACGACGTTTTCAGATCTATACCGATGACTGA
- a CDS encoding recombination directionality factor, producing MIKGLAITPPILGRISIGKVVEKNGKRLPEKDDQFTITSQIQSKEGWIKHPLDEQLRSKAPNQKLRTIPVRMIFNDPDLNLRAEYSLFDRQTGRPICVGNGETCQRLTNQGVEQHPCPSPDLCPLAQGGNCKPYGRLHVNLDESDELGTFIFRTTGFNSIRTLAARLSYYHAASNGLLSCLPLQIILRGKSTTQSYRTPVYYVDLTLKDGVNLQQAIQMAQEIDQQSKQAGFNQTALDQTARQGFANAQFEVNAEEGLDLVEEFYMDENQETNIEQAQPLTMTRAKVKDKSNHEDGFVQDIQKGLQGSVRAIN from the coding sequence ATGATTAAAGGTTTAGCGATTACACCACCGATCCTTGGACGTATCAGTATTGGTAAAGTCGTTGAAAAGAACGGTAAACGACTGCCTGAAAAGGACGACCAATTTACCATTACCAGTCAAATTCAAAGCAAGGAAGGGTGGATTAAGCATCCGCTTGATGAGCAATTACGCAGTAAAGCACCAAATCAAAAACTCCGAACCATTCCAGTACGGATGATCTTCAATGATCCTGACCTAAATCTAAGGGCTGAGTACAGCTTATTTGATCGACAAACAGGACGGCCTATCTGTGTAGGGAATGGTGAAACCTGTCAGAGACTCACCAATCAAGGTGTAGAACAACATCCATGTCCATCGCCTGATTTATGTCCTTTAGCTCAAGGAGGCAACTGTAAGCCTTATGGGCGTTTGCATGTGAACTTAGATGAATCGGATGAACTCGGTACATTTATTTTTAGAACCACTGGCTTTAACAGCATTCGGACTTTGGCAGCACGACTGAGTTACTACCACGCTGCATCGAATGGCTTGCTTTCATGCCTACCACTGCAAATTATACTACGAGGCAAGTCCACCACACAAAGCTATCGTACGCCTGTGTACTATGTGGATTTAACATTGAAAGATGGGGTTAATCTGCAACAAGCTATTCAAATGGCGCAAGAGATTGACCAGCAAAGTAAACAAGCAGGTTTTAATCAAACGGCGTTAGATCAGACTGCAAGGCAGGGTTTTGCCAATGCACAGTTTGAAGTCAATGCAGAGGAGGGCTTGGATTTAGTAGAGGAGTTTTATATGGATGAAAATCAAGAGACTAATATTGAACAAGCGCAGCCTTTAACAATGACGAGAGCTAAAGTAAAAGATAAGTCGAATCATGAGGATGGATTTGTGCAGGATATACAGAAAGGATTGCAGGGGAGTGTGAGGGCAATTAACTGA
- a CDS encoding synaptonemal complex protein 1, protein MSNSQKSANQFNFHPKFNLITGDDNSIGKSTLAKLLLWTLGCSTHHDPTWKSFDIRSLLVFNIGNSEYAVGRYNDIIFIKQPSKGWQKFEKITGAYSKLFAEIVGFKVLLPNKKDTTKLEIPPPAYYFLPFYIDQESSWTQTWSGFTNLQQYRNWKPMVIKYHTGYINSEYFRILEEISKNQFEKKSVEEKVRTIETSINVITEYLPTSPKVIALTSSQLEDLYQTVNEDLKALQQQQEDFFKKISELNADKIYFQNQLDLALIASQELEKDYQFSVENIEFENISCPICGTKHDNSLVNRASILADKVEAERQIETIKNKLGVLNRNLMKNNGTLKEIETQIQLIHEKYDSSLSTNEISQPNKPNILEEIATSTIHNRVQKTIEDSHIQIKKYDSEIRSSKKEQTKLLTKEEKDKLNSNFKLSLSSYIEKLDATAVNLSNISSSSDYSKMHGNGGAAESTRGLLAYYYAVLKQIHNAENEVFAPIIIDTPNQQEQADFNYSKIINFIIQHTPNSAQLFICAMNREEIKTYKEQANTIFLTENKLLDTKKYEELKDLLNFESYDFA, encoded by the coding sequence GTGTCAAATTCCCAAAAGTCCGCAAATCAGTTCAACTTCCACCCAAAATTTAATTTGATTACAGGGGATGATAATAGTATTGGCAAATCCACTCTTGCTAAACTACTCCTTTGGACTTTAGGTTGCTCAACCCATCATGATCCCACATGGAAGTCTTTCGATATAAGATCCTTATTAGTTTTTAATATCGGTAATAGTGAATATGCAGTTGGTCGATATAATGATATTATTTTTATAAAACAACCAAGTAAAGGTTGGCAAAAATTTGAAAAGATCACTGGTGCATATTCAAAATTATTTGCTGAAATTGTTGGCTTTAAAGTTTTACTACCGAACAAAAAAGATACAACAAAACTTGAAATACCTCCTCCAGCATACTACTTTCTTCCTTTCTACATTGATCAAGAATCAAGCTGGACTCAAACATGGAGCGGCTTTACTAATCTTCAGCAATATCGTAATTGGAAGCCCATGGTGATTAAATATCACACAGGTTATATAAACTCCGAGTACTTTAGAATTCTTGAAGAAATTTCTAAAAACCAATTTGAAAAAAAATCTGTTGAAGAAAAAGTTAGGACTATTGAAACTAGCATTAATGTTATTACTGAATACCTACCAACTAGCCCTAAAGTTATTGCATTAACATCTAGCCAGCTAGAAGATCTATATCAAACAGTAAATGAAGATCTTAAAGCATTACAGCAACAACAAGAAGATTTTTTCAAAAAAATAAGTGAATTAAATGCTGATAAAATCTACTTCCAAAATCAACTAGATTTAGCTTTAATTGCTTCTCAAGAACTTGAAAAAGATTACCAATTTTCTGTTGAAAACATAGAGTTCGAGAACATTTCTTGCCCAATTTGCGGCACAAAACACGATAACTCGTTAGTTAATAGGGCATCTATTCTAGCCGATAAAGTTGAAGCTGAACGTCAAATCGAAACTATTAAAAATAAACTTGGCGTACTTAATAGAAATTTAATGAAAAATAATGGAACTTTAAAAGAAATTGAAACTCAAATTCAGTTAATTCATGAAAAATATGATAGCTCACTTTCTACAAATGAAATTTCTCAACCCAATAAACCAAATATCCTCGAAGAAATTGCTACCAGTACAATACATAATAGAGTTCAAAAAACAATTGAAGATAGTCATATCCAAATAAAAAAATACGACAGCGAAATTCGCTCCTCTAAAAAAGAGCAAACCAAATTATTAACAAAAGAAGAAAAAGATAAACTAAATTCAAATTTCAAATTAAGTTTAAGCAGTTATATTGAAAAACTTGATGCTACAGCGGTAAACCTTTCTAATATATCCTCATCTAGTGATTATAGTAAAATGCATGGGAATGGTGGAGCAGCTGAAAGTACTCGTGGTCTTTTAGCATACTACTATGCTGTTTTAAAACAAATTCATAATGCAGAAAATGAAGTTTTTGCCCCAATCATAATCGATACTCCAAATCAACAAGAACAGGCTGACTTCAACTATTCCAAAATTATTAATTTTATTATTCAGCATACACCTAATTCCGCTCAGCTCTTCATCTGCGCAATGAATCGAGAGGAAATTAAAACTTATAAAGAGCAAGCGAATACTATTTTCCTGACTGAAAACAAGTTGCTTGATACTAAAAAATATGAGGAACTAAAAGACTTATTAAATTTCGAAAGTTATGACTTTGCATAA
- a CDS encoding DUF4297 domain-containing protein, whose protein sequence is MAEIKTIKTANPLAVVQRETAGASTYGKYEYQYHWALGRVLDEHSNSTDYVVFIELHEDVVYCSSIDGSKVQFEFNQVKNKSSSKYTNKSLTKRTKKDPNSVLGKMLLGIKDKPYRDKLISLNLVATCGFSLQLNGEPLNLEVIKIGDLHEECINDIQVAIDTEIGDKNVPDTLSFITPTLPAKGFQQYTIGQITSLVNKIKAGANHNAESIYRLLMDELRIKGAVTYDYKLWDDLIQKKGLTGITVENTISQFTQSNDLQVRENELTEILNELNFKHHEKAKIRKEFHRYHSSSLQRNLVVLQDHEIMKNIVNINYSVYEDEGLETFIDKTMEQLLKNDKITSSHDNVIKAGLFYELICKNEEH, encoded by the coding sequence TTGGCAGAAATTAAAACTATAAAAACCGCAAACCCTTTAGCTGTTGTTCAACGAGAAACAGCAGGTGCTAGCACTTATGGGAAATACGAATATCAATATCATTGGGCTTTAGGTCGAGTTTTAGATGAGCATTCAAATTCAACTGACTATGTTGTTTTTATCGAACTGCATGAAGATGTTGTTTATTGTTCATCAATAGATGGATCTAAAGTGCAATTTGAATTCAATCAAGTTAAAAATAAATCTTCCTCAAAATATACAAATAAGAGTCTAACTAAACGTACAAAAAAAGACCCTAATTCAGTATTAGGAAAAATGTTATTAGGTATTAAAGATAAACCCTATCGCGATAAATTAATCAGTTTAAATTTAGTGGCAACTTGTGGATTCTCACTTCAACTTAATGGTGAACCTTTAAACCTTGAGGTCATCAAAATCGGTGATTTACATGAAGAATGTATTAATGACATTCAAGTTGCTATTGATACAGAAATCGGCGATAAAAACGTACCTGATACACTTTCATTTATTACCCCAACTTTACCAGCAAAAGGATTTCAACAATACACAATTGGGCAAATCACAAGTTTAGTTAACAAAATTAAGGCTGGAGCAAATCATAACGCCGAATCTATCTATCGCTTATTAATGGATGAATTACGCATTAAAGGTGCTGTTACATATGACTATAAACTCTGGGATGATCTAATCCAAAAAAAAGGCTTAACAGGCATCACCGTCGAGAACACCATTTCTCAATTTACACAAAGCAATGACCTTCAAGTTCGCGAGAATGAGCTTACTGAAATCCTTAATGAGCTAAATTTCAAACACCATGAAAAAGCAAAAATTAGAAAAGAATTTCATCGTTATCATTCCTCTTCCTTACAAAGGAACCTTGTAGTACTCCAAGACCATGAAATAATGAAAAATATTGTAAATATCAATTATTCAGTTTATGAGGATGAAGGATTAGAAACTTTCATAGACAAAACAATGGAACAACTGCTTAAAAATGACAAGATTACATCAAGTCATGATAATGTAATCAAAGCTGGGCTTTTTTATGAGTTGATTTGTAAAAATGAAGAACACTAA
- a CDS encoding tyrosine-type recombinase/integrase gives MNKFGNDIPCNYVNFVVITMKLIRTKFESGERYSLLVDDKGMPIWYPTLFATSKLRNSAKAPNTIEAHLNAIKLLIEWSHSSNIVLEEIFSAKQFLTTEQIEHLCIYLKEKKDKQIYEDFKRPKIQRKELHRAKIRNEESVSSSTAYIRISYVAKYIDWLAKQVISERNQIINSDISHSISRMVRSLKARRPTRSISSRNPKKGLADNQREIVLRIINPNSIDLPFSTETKERDSLIFEILYKTGIRLGELLSIKISDFNFQNNTLHIHRRHDDVYDPRLKQPVAKTFDRLLPISRKLAERTHDYILRERSQVVGANKHDFLFVTYKSGPYYGKPLSSSGLYKIINQVRESIDDLSDLTPHIFRHTWNDMFSEKVDEQGISEAEEEKLRSNLMGWAEGSGTSKTYTQRHIEKKAHQVSILLQKEIDDGINKNK, from the coding sequence TTGAATAAATTTGGTAATGATATACCATGTAATTATGTAAATTTTGTAGTCATAACAATGAAACTCATCAGGACTAAATTCGAGTCAGGTGAACGCTACTCACTGTTGGTAGATGACAAAGGAATGCCTATTTGGTATCCAACACTTTTTGCTACGAGCAAACTCAGGAATTCCGCAAAAGCACCAAATACAATAGAAGCACATCTAAATGCCATAAAGTTGCTAATAGAATGGAGTCATTCATCAAATATTGTTCTAGAAGAAATTTTCTCAGCGAAGCAGTTTCTAACAACTGAGCAAATAGAACACCTTTGTATCTATCTGAAAGAGAAAAAAGATAAACAAATCTATGAAGACTTTAAAAGACCCAAGATACAAAGGAAAGAACTGCATAGAGCCAAAATTCGAAATGAAGAATCAGTTTCTAGCTCAACCGCTTATATAAGAATATCTTATGTTGCTAAGTATATAGATTGGCTTGCAAAACAAGTTATAAGTGAGCGAAATCAAATCATAAACAGTGATATATCACACAGTATTTCACGTATGGTAAGAAGCTTGAAAGCTAGGAGACCAACAAGATCAATTTCTTCTCGAAATCCTAAAAAAGGATTAGCAGACAATCAAAGAGAAATAGTGCTAAGAATTATTAATCCAAATAGCATAGATTTACCTTTCTCCACGGAGACAAAAGAGCGTGATAGCCTAATATTTGAAATCTTGTATAAGACAGGAATACGGCTAGGAGAGCTTTTATCAATAAAAATTTCAGACTTTAATTTTCAAAACAACACACTGCATATACATAGACGTCACGATGATGTTTATGATCCAAGGTTAAAACAGCCAGTTGCTAAAACTTTTGATAGATTGTTGCCTATTAGCAGAAAGCTAGCAGAACGAACACATGACTATATACTTAGAGAAAGGTCTCAAGTAGTTGGAGCTAATAAGCATGACTTTCTGTTCGTTACTTACAAGTCTGGGCCATATTATGGAAAACCATTATCATCAAGTGGGCTTTATAAAATCATAAATCAGGTTCGTGAAAGTATTGATGATCTGTCCGATTTAACACCACATATATTTCGCCACACTTGGAATGATATGTTCTCAGAGAAAGTGGATGAGCAAGGTATATCTGAAGCGGAAGAAGAAAAGCTAAGATCTAATCTCATGGGGTGGGCAGAAGGTTCTGGTACCTCAAAGACTTATACCCAAAGACATATAGAGAAAAAGGCACATCAGGTAAGTATATTATTACAAAAGGAAATTGATGATGGAATCAATAAAAATAAGTAG